From Cyclopterus lumpus isolate fCycLum1 chromosome 2, fCycLum1.pri, whole genome shotgun sequence, a single genomic window includes:
- the ptger2a gene encoding prostaglandin E receptor 2a (subtype EP2), which yields MVQDFNLCHSELHIDTSESPLISAIMFAAGFFGNVAALVILEIRRRRDRRAGNMWRRSLFHVLITALVVTDLAGTCLISPLVQMSYSLNMTLVGMAPKSHGVCAYFGLSMTFFSLATMSLLFSMALERCFAIGYPYLYNQHVTKKCAYITIPVVLLLCTLFCLLPFVGFGNYVQYCPGTWCFIDMNPQFREDRVYANLYATLMLVLVLATVACNGFVVYQLFRMYRRRRRNGGSVTAAVRSNGERRTMSMAEEVEHLILLVFMTIIFIICTLPLVIRVYINSMTKNLEESHLEDLKALRFISINSIIDPWVFILLSPSVLHFCWASFCRPPLETFRGSIFRSSIAKEHNPGNLELSRPTLEENEHFHSVETL from the exons ATGGTTCAAGACTTCAACCTGTGCCACAGCGAGCTCCACATCGACACCAGCGAGAGCCCGCTGATCAGTGCCATCATGTTCGCCGCGGGCTTCTTCGGCAACGTGGCCGCCCTGGTGATCCTGGAAATCCGGCGGCGCAGAGACAGGAGGGCCGGGAACATGTGGCGGCGTTCGCTGTTCCACGTCCTCATCACGGCGCTGGTGGTCACCGACCTGGCGGGCACCTGCCTAATCAGCCCGCTGGTGCAGATGTCCTACTCGCTGAACATGACCTTAGTGGGGATGGCGCCCAAGTCTCACGGCGTCTGCGCGTACTTCGGTCTCAGCATGACCTTCTTCAGCCTGGCCACCATGTCGCTGCTCTTCTCAATGGCGCTCGAGAGGTGCTTCGCCATCGGGTACCCTTACCTGTACAACCAGCATGTCACCAAGAAATGCGCCTACATCACGATCCCCGTGGTGCTTCTGCTGTGCACGTTATTCTGTCTCCTCCCCTTCGTCGGGTTCGGTAATTATGTACAATACTGCCCCGGGACGTGGTGCTTCATTGACATGAACCCCCAGTTCAGGGAGGACCGGGTCTACGCCAACCTGTACGCCACTCTCatgctggtgctggtgctggccACAGTGGCGTGCAACGGCTTCGTGGTGTACCAGCTGTTCCGGATGTAccggcggcggaggaggaacGGCGGATCGGTGACTGCGGCCGTCAGGTCCAACGGCGAGCGCAGGACGATGTCCatggccgaggaggtggagcatCTCATCCTGTTGGTCTTCAtgaccatcatcttcatcatctgcaCACTGCCCTTGGTG ATCCGGGTTTACATCAACTCCATGACGAAGAACCTGGAGGAGTCCCACCTAGAGGACCTGAAGGCCCTGCGCTTCATCTCCATCAACTCCATCATTGACCCCTGGGTCTTTATACTCCTCTCCCCCAGCGTACTGCACTTCTGCTGGGCCTCGTTTTGCCGGCCGCCCCTGGAAACGTTCAGGGGCTCCATCTTTAGATCATCCATTGCCAAAGAGCATAACCCCGGCAACCTTGAACTGTCCCGCCCGACGCTGGAGGAAAACGAGCATTTCCATTCTGTGGAAACTCTATGA